A part of Anolis sagrei isolate rAnoSag1 chromosome 3, rAnoSag1.mat, whole genome shotgun sequence genomic DNA contains:
- the NMUR1 gene encoding neuromedin-U receptor 1 — MHSFANCSNWEWMFSTKPTYESLCNGSNLEENHSYCDPEVLNMTAEQLRLKYLGPRQSGFFVPICTTYLLIFVVGALGNTLTCLVIIQHRFMRTPTNYYLFSLAASDLLVLLLGMPLEIYEMWSNYPFLLGSGGCCFKTLLFEAVCFASILNVTALSVERYIAVVHPLKAKYVVTKTHAKRVIVTVWVLSVLCSVPNTSLHGIQTLYVPCWGVVPDSATCTLVKSRLMYNLIIQVTTIVFFFLPMGVISVLYLLIGLQLRKEKMLEALEAKSGGSCDYHNVRLRQKKARRRQVTNMLFVLVVVFGICWAPFHTDRLVWSFITHWTDAMQHMFQYIHIISGVFFYLSSAANPILYNLMSTRFQEMFKEVMCRHRSKGKGSRKRSPSSTRATMRSTLSENITGGNGQPLSDMEEYEMDLEGDNTDEHEAPCL, encoded by the exons ATGCATTCCTTTGCCAACTGTTCCAACTGGGAATGGATGTTCTCCACGAAGCCGACCTACGAGAGCCTCTGCAACGGCAGCAACTTGGAGGAGAACCACAGCTACTGTGACCCTGAGGTCTTGAACATGACAGCTGAGCAGCTCCGGCTCAAGTACCTGGGTCCCCGCCAGTCGGGCTTCTTTGTCCCGATCTGCACCACGTACCTCTTGATCTTCGTGGTGGGGGCGCTGGGGAACACCCTCACCTGCCTGGTCATCATCCAGCACCGCTTCATGCGGACGCCCACCAACTACTACCTGTTCAGCTTGGCCGCCTCCGACCTGCTGGTGCTGCTCCTGGGGATGCCGCTGGAGATCTACGAGATGTGGAGCAACTACCCTTTCCTCCTGGGCTCCGGCGGCTGCTGCTTCAAGACGCTGCTCTTCGAGGCCGTCTGCTTCGCCTCCATCCTCAACGTGACTGCCCTCAGCGTGGAGCGCTACATTGCCGTGGTCCATCCACTGAAGGCCAAGTACGTGGTGACTAAGACCCACGCCAAGCGGGTCATCGTCACCGTCTGGGTCCTCTCCGTCCTCTGCTCTGTCCCCAACACCAGCCTCCACGGCATCCAGACCCTCTACGTCCCCTGCTGGGGGGTGGTCCCCGACTCGGCCACATGCACCCTGGTCAAGTCCCGCTTGATGTACAACCTCATCATCCAGGTCACCACCATCGTCTTCTTCTTCCTGCCCATGGGCGTCATCAGCGTCCTGTACCTCCTCATTGGGCTCCAGCTGCGGAAGGAGAAGATGCTGGAGGCGCTGGAGGCCAAGTCCGGAGGCAGCTGTGACTATCACAACGTCCGCCTCCGGCAGAAGAAAGCCAGAAGGAGGCAGGTGACCAACATGCTGT tTGTGCTGGTGGTGGTCTTTGGCATCTGCTGGGCGCCCTTCCACACGGACCGCCTGGTCTGGAGCTTCATTACCCATTGGACGGACGCCATGCAGCACATGTTCCAGTACATCCACATCATCTCAGGAGTCTTCTTCTACCTGAGCTCGGCGGCCAACCCCATCCTCTACAACCTGATGTCCACCCGCTTCCAGGAGATGTTCAAGGAGGTGATGTGCCGCCACCGTTCCAAGGGGAAAGGGTCTCGCAAGCGCTCGCCCAGCAGCACCCGTGCCACCATGCGCAGCACCCTCTCGGAAAACATCACAGGGGGCAACGGGCAACCACTTTCTGACATGGAGGAGTATGAGATGGACCTCGAAGGGGATAACACTGATGAGCATGAAGCCCCGTGCCTTTGA